In the Populus trichocarpa isolate Nisqually-1 chromosome 1, P.trichocarpa_v4.1, whole genome shotgun sequence genome, TAGTCTACCCCAATTTGGCCAAGTGAGTGCAACCTGACTAGCTTTCCCTTGCAAGTCTAAAATGCCGAAAATCATGACATAACAAACCAGATTACCAAAATAATCAACACTGCTCATGCAGTTCATCCCTGTGCCTGAAGCAACAAGCCTCTCCAGCTGGAACGGAAAACCCATTTTTGCTTGtttgttgtaaataataaactTGCTTATTAGTCTAGAATCAATGCATCTTGATGCATTGACCCTTCTGTTTACtaccaaaaaaatgaaaggaactTGCCGCCCAGAAATAACAATTTGTTCTAAAACTTGAATGCAAAATGTGGTCCCTTCATTTCGAAGATTGATATCACTTACCAGCAATATTCAGACCACAGATTCCATACCTTCCGGTTAACAATAACGTTCACAACAGAGCATCAGTCTATCAGAAGTTGCTTTTCTGTAACTGAAGCAACCTGCAAGCAACTGCACATTTCTGGTATGCATCTCTGCCATACAGTTTATGACTGAGAATGTCGAAGGTTAATACACTGAAAGTCTATCCCTTAACCTCCAAGTAAAATAACCGatggctaaaaaaaaattaacagtttTATTAAGCTACTTAGATAATCAGTTTGCAATCTCCATCAGAGTTTTTTATGAAGCCACTTAGATAACTAGTTAGTAATCTCACTCAGAAGACAATGCACGGGAGAGCAATTTCCTGGCACAGCTCTCATGAGATAGGCGGTGAATACAGCTGCTACTTGGAATAATTTCGAGATCAAAGACCTAGAAAATAAGGACACTAACTTGATTCCAAAGCAAACAGAAGATATTAGCAGAATATTAAAGTCATGGCTTCAAGGCTGTTTTGATATGTGGCAATTTAACAAAACAGACTAAAACTCAACTATAtacgtttaaatttttaaacagaCAAAGTTTTCTACTAACAATACAGTAAAAAATAAGGAAGCCAGACACATATAGACAGAAAGTAACGCCTGAAGCCAAAATGACCATCAAAACTTGCATTAATTCAAACGATAAtgtctttattaaaaaatggtaATGCGGTCTTCCATATGATTTAGCTCTATGAAAGGCTACACATTAGACAATCAAAATCCTAACATGAAGCATCCAATGGCAGAAATCATAAAAGCGGCAATACCAATGCCTATGCCGAGACAACAATACGCTAGAGTTACATAAGCAAAACTTGCAGTGCTCATAATCTGCCTACTACTTTGGTGTTTTACTCAAATACTTCTTCAAAACATCCATAACAGAACCAAAATCAGCCTTAACACTCACAGGCGGGTTAGCAAACCTACAAGCCATTTCCTTAATATTATTCGAGTGATAATCAATCTTACTTTGAGTGAACTTAAGCCCATGGGCAGTACTAACCACCACTGTCCGATCAGTTGGACCTATAACCCCACTCTTCCTAAGCTTCATCAAAGCCGTCAATGCCACTCCTGTATGCGGGCATATAAACATCCCCGTCGAATCCGCTTGCGCCATTGCATCCATTAACTCCTCCTCGGTAGCCTCCTCGACAATCCCATTCGATTGTTTCAGCGCATAAACAGCTCTATCAATTGAAACAGGATCGCCAATCTGAATAGCAGATGCAAATGTACCACTGGCTTTCACAGCTTTAAATTCCTTCCACCCTGACTTATAATACAAGTAGAGAGGATTGGCATTCGCGGCCTGTGCACAAACAAGCCTTGGAATCTTATCCACAAGCCCCAACTCTTTGCACATATGAAACCCTTTATAAAAAGCATAGATATTCCCCAAATTCCCACCAGGAATAATAACCCAGTCGGGCACTTCCCAATCAAACTGCTGCAAAATCTCTATGGCAGCAGTTTTCTGCCCTTCTATCCTCAGACTATTTAGCGAATTGGCTAAATAAATAGGCAACTCAGACGTAACCTCTCTTATCAACTGCATACAGCCATCAAAATCAGTATCAACACTCAGAACAAAAGCGCCATTGGCAATGGGCTGCACGAGCTGGGCAATAGAGATCTTATTAGCAGGCAAAAATACAATAGAAGGAATACCAGCAGAAGCACAATAAGCAGACAAAGCAGCAGAGGTGTCGCCTGTTGAAGCACAGCCAACACCAAAAACAGGTTTGTTCATTTTTCTCAATCTATTAACCTGACTAACAAGAACAGTCATGCCCAGATCTTTAAAACTCCCTGTATGGCTAATCCCACAATGTTTAACCCACAACTCATTCATCTCAAGGAAGTGTTTACCAAGCCTTTCAGCCCAGAAGAGATTAGAGTTGCCCTCAAAGGCACTGACAATATCATCACTAGAAATCTCAGGCAAGACCCATTCTTTCTTGGACCACACACCGGAACCATAAGGCCAAGTGGTCTTGCCAACGCGAGAGTCGAAGAGGGCACGCCAGTAGGAGCCAGGAAAGGCTTTGAGGGCGGAGATGTCGTGTTGGACATCGAGGAGGCCGCCAGACTGGGATCGGTAGACGATCTCGTCGAGGGAGTAGGACTCTGTGTTGGTGGCAGGGTCAGCGTTGAAAGGGACGTATTTGGCGGAGAAGTTCTGGTTTTGTGGTGGGTTTGTGAGGTATTGGCGGCGGGCTTCGTCGCGAATGTTGTTCCCTTTGCTTGAGGTGCTGGCGGGGGTATTGttcgaggaggaggaggaggaggaggctttGACGGAGAGAGAACAAGGGGTTGGTGTGGGAGTTCTGGGTTTTGAGGGAAGCTTGAGATTGGTGGAGAAGCTGGGAGATTGGAGAAGATATGAAGAAGGcattttgagagagagagagagagagagagagagagagagtagtcGGAAGGGGACTTTGCCTCCCCTTAGATAGATAGATCCTTGTATAGGGTCGCGACGGAATTAAAATTTAGAGAACCCTCTCCCCATATCAGATCTTCAATTTATTCAAACAGATCCTTCATCTTTTTTAGAGTTGTGCAATCAAGTGAAAAGACGGAGTCTCctcatgaaaaatacttttttaaaatataaattaaatgatttgggaaaaaaataaatagaactaTAAAAGGAAGGACCTAAGGTAGCAATCAAACTGATACTTCAAACAACATCAAAGATAACGacaaacaatattttctttttcttgtatgCAGCCGCAATGTCTACAGTTTTTGGTGCGGCCGCCGCTTCCTTCTTTTAATTTCgtctaattttatcatttaataagaGTATGATTGcggatatattttaaagtattttttattttgagatatattaaattaatatttttttattttttaaaaattatttttgatatcagcgtattaaaatgatctcaaaataccaaaaaatattaatttaaaacaaataaaaaataaaaaaaatttaaattttaaattttttcaaaagcgtttttaaaacgcaaaaacaaacagagaacCTTTCCATGTGGTCACACCccgcttttttaatttttttaattttaaattaatttttttatagtttttaatatatcaaaaatatcttcataaaaaaatatttttttatgaaggacATTTCAAAAAGCAATAAGTATCATAGTATTGCACACTAACTTAAAGCTCATAAAGCTTTATTCTTTAACAAGAATGAGAAAAACTGAGAACactaaattaactaattaaaaaacctaaaaaaaatccattttaatttggttttgtttttattgatctgaaattgATTAAATCGAACCAAACAACCTTAAACCGTACTATAAAACGCTCACATGTATAAAAAGAAGAACACAAAGCAACTAACCCTAAGGAGTAACTCAACTGATCAAGTCTTGGGTTTGCTCCTCAATGGTCATAAGTTCGAGTCCTCTCAGGGccattggagacttacatgatcgttaatttcaggatccatgaaattaattgagatgcgtacaaattaaaaaaaaaaacacaaaccaactTGCTCACAATAAGGAGCCTTTTTTAGTAGTTTGCCTCTCctattcaaattattatttaacagcTTATAGCATCCATGAGATGCCAATTGTCTTGGGAGTTggtttagatttaaaaaaaatctcttgggATGTCGGGAGGATGGTGGGTGTGTGTTGCTTTTGGACGTATTGATGGGTGTGTGGCTTTTGGAGGTATTCCTGACTTGCACGGTCATGTGTGCTGCCGTGGTCTGGGGAGGGTATTCTTCCAGCCATTTGTGGAGCTGTCGTGGTCTTGGGAGGGTATTCTTTCAACCATTTGTTGAGCtgctgttgttttttaaaattgtgtgaTTCTTTTTACTGGAGAATTAGGGAGGTTGAAATCTAGCTTGAGAGAAGCTGGTGATGAATTTGTTAAGAGTTCTGGCaagtctctttctctctctcttaccatatatatatatatatatatatatataaacttgttcCACTATCCTAGATCATATATTAACATCTCAACAATATTTTATCATTCTGATCACTTAAATATACATTTCAATATttgaaacaatatatataacttagtaagaaaattaacattgaacataaaaaatataaaatacttattAAATGAATCGTAGACAATACATTCCAAAAGTTATTGGTCTAGTTAATTACCactcattaaatttaattacattgcaGATAAAAGTTACAACATGAATATAACTTGACTATATCAAAATggcaaataaaagaaatccCACTATTATTGACAGGAATGAAAGAGACTTGTAATACAATAGCCTATTACTctagtatcattagtcttcaTACTTTTAGACGACTAATCAATACCGATATCGATCCAATCGATATCAATAGCCTTCACCACATAAAAGACTAATCAAGAATTCCTATATACCAATCAAACCTAGTATCATTAGTCTCTATTGCCtggatgattaatcaaatacTTTACATTTAcacttttttctcatttaatatcATATCAGACCAACTAATATCATTAGTCCCCATAACATGGATGACTAATCAAGATCATAATTATTCCTTCCTTAATTCCAATCTTTACATAATAGgccatgaacaaaaaaaaacattaaatataacttgaatataatatttctaaaatctATTTAATACAAGTGTTGCGCACCCACCTGTCGTGTGTGACGATCCTATACCTCCTCCAAATTTTAGGCCTAGCTATCGCGATATCCTCTAACATCATAAGGCtaatttcattaatatcatttcCATTAACTTAGGAATCATATCTAGATTCCAAGATAGCAATCCTAATTATCTCAACATCATATATTTAACATACGTGAaataaatacctttttttttcaattcattctaCAACTTCTAACCAATTAACATATCACATAATGCATTTATAATAAATGGAAACTTTTGGTCATCATAAAGAAATTCACCATAAAAGTTCCATCCCATTTAAGCTCATCATGCTACCTATAATTGGTCATTTTTCATTTACATTATGGATTATTATAACCTTATAACCTgttacttttatatattttttttgttcatcaagCCAAACACCCCCTCATCAAAGTAAACATGTGttcctatatgattttttaaaacatttccatttcaatttatctttgtacatataaataaacatttattccaaatcttttaaaagaaatatcttGGTCTCTCTTTCCCATCACATTCTTTAACTGAAACTTACTCTAAATAAGAGCATGagtttttcttccatttctatGAAAATTTAGTTCATAACTATTTTTCAATTACCTCATATAACACCATTAAACACAATTTTTATAACAATCAAATCAACCAAGTTCATTCTCCCTAACATTACCTGGGTCGAAATTCCCATACTAAGggaatatatattatgttttcttgtcatttttcCATAATTCACATATGACCcagtagttttttttcatgtctaagAACATGATTCCAAACCGAACTTATTATTACAACAAcctaactcatttttctcaacATTCCATAATATACATTCACATTACTAATCTCAAAATCAtgccaaaatcaaaaccaattataaataaagtaaTTCTTACCTCCTAGACACAAGAAAGTAGGAAACTTTTGATAGAGAAACCAAACTTTCTTCACCTTCTCCTCATCCTTTCTCTAACTTCtaactctcttttttcaagTACCAAAACCCCTAAATCACCTAAATTTCCTTCTTTGATCCACCAAAAACCTTTTTAACCCACCTAAACTAAcatctttttaatgttttataaagagaaattaaaaaataaaaaaccctagcCTTCCATTCTCTTGATTGTCGTTAgccaaaaggagaaaaatatggGCAAATATTTAAGTCCAAGGTTCCATTTATTTATGACAATGCCTTTGTATTATTTACATATTTTCATTTAACCATAAACCTCGTCTTAGCTCATTTTTTAAAGTACCGCATATAAATATTTCCCTCAAAAAAATTCCCTCTTTGATTATTTAAtactaggggtgttcacggttcggttcggtttagactcaaaaaaccaaccgaaccgaattacattaattttgtgaaatattaACTGAACCggaccgaaaaccggttcaaaccgaaccggtccggttcggttaaatccggtttttttggcaaaaaaccgggaaacctaATCCCATCATCCAGATTTTTCATACGGCAAGGAAAATACAGACACAGAAAGAAGATGGATTTACAGCACCCTTTGCATGAAAGGCACATAAATTCAAAACAGAAACTTTCTTGATGGAGCTAGGTGAAGgataattatctttaatatccAAAACAACTCCTCCATGGTTTCCATTGCCATTAGTCCCACCGATCTCAACCATTACCACCAATACTTACCACAAGAAAGACAgctaaaaatgaaaagggaggaaagataaaaacaagaaaaagaggaaGATTATGGTTTCCATTGCCCTTTGCCATCAATTTTCGTATGTGAAGTTGAAAAATGTGACCTTTGCATTGAAAGCTCTTTCAACAAACCCACTGGAAAGGAAGATTGAGAAATGGGAAAGGAAGATTAGAAAAAACTCACTGGAAAGGAAGATTGGGAAATGGGAAAGGAAGATTAGAAAAAACCCACTGGAAAGGAAGCTTGGGAAATGGGAAAGGAAGCTTGGGAATTAATTGAGAGGAAGATTGGGAAACCGGGAAaggaaaattagaaattaattgaCAGGGGGGCGGCGGCTTTTTGTGAGAGACAGGAGGGTTAGGTTACAATTAACTATTTATACCTCAGACTCAGAGATTTgtgtaatttttggtttttaatgggtccggttcggtttgttccggtttttggttcaaaaccgaaaccgaaccagacctgttaaaatttatggttttgacaatcggtttaatcggtttttcatttcgtttcggttttttcggttaatttttcttcggttttctcggttgaTCGGttattttgaacacccctatTTAATactacaccattttgttgttgttgttgttgttatttatttatctatcaaCCCATTTCATCACTTGgttcaatttttaatattttaataatactggaaaaaaaattaactagaggtttatattttctttctcccCTTTCTCATTTTTGCTCATAAATAAAAGGTTTTAGATTTGAAAGATGTAATTTTAGATGTATAAAAGCCAGGTAGAACAAGAAGAAATGTGGTAGAGCCTACgttcacaaagaaaaaaagagggaaataaATCTCTTGTCCATTTACAAGGCATGAGAAGAAATTGATGAAAACTTCTCGCAAAATTGGAGAGAACTGccatgaaaataccaaaataccgTTGGAATCTAAGTAAAAGCATTATGAATCCATAGTACTTTCCTGatctcttttaggttttttttgttaataatagcatttaaatttaaatttcatttctaaaattgaagaatacttattaaaagtgaataatacaCCAGTTATTACATATTAAAAACAAGTGGCACAAGTAACAAGGTGAGCACATAATTGGAaggaaatatttcttttttttctttttactttttggacaaaatataaaaaccaattaaaaaaaaactaatcaactTATAAATCCTATAAATTAGAAGGGTTCccacttttttcaatttttttaaaaatgtaaaaattagCTAACTTTACCAAGAAGCtataaagtgaaaaaagaaaaggagaaaattttttcttcaaaagtatttttcttatcattaatACTATATCATTCCTTAAATTCATATAACACCATCAACTTCGTACTAAAGTGACacataaacaaaattttagTATCAAACTAGTCAcatcttcaatttttatttaattattaagattttaatagTTCAcacatttatttaaaacaaattaggtATTAagtataaagctaaaacatgtggGGCTTTTACTGTAGCCATTTTTACTATGCATTCTCTCACAAATCATTGTAGAATGaaatacttgatttttataataagatCAATTTAGTtctcaaacatttttttgaaCAATTAAGCTCATTTAAGCCTAAATTTcccaattgcattttttttggaAGGGTTGGATTGAAAGTtagaggaccaaaatgaaaatgaagggTATTATGGGTGgtgattttaaatttcatacaaAAACTTTACTTTAGTCCCCCATACTTTTTGGTTTATAGGTGATCAATccctttaattagtttttaaaaattcaattttagtatcaaagtttatttctctcatttttaaatcattttttattagagaagagagagaagctcATCAAATCTCGGTTTAGAGAGAAAAAGTCATCATTTATACCTATTTCGACAACCAAAATAGTTGAGATTGGTTTCAGTAGGTTATATTTGATGAGGGGAGTTTTATAGTGGTTGTTTTAAGCCTCAAATTTGTCTAAAAACATATCTAAGTTGAGGAAGAGAAAatttattccattttattttgtgatttgagTCTTTTTTGGGGTTTATTGAGTTGCTAAATCGGTTTTTACATGTTCTAGGATttatttttgggtatttttgGCTTTAAATGGGTTGAAAAATAGGTTTAGTGGGTTAAAAACCTATAGCTCTAATTTTTCGGCCACCACAGTGGTGGTCAGAATCTAGGTTGGGAGACAACACATTATTTGCCTTAGTGGGTAACACGTCGTCTTCGTAttttaaaggaaacaaaataaatagaggCGAATGACAGGTGTCTGCCCCtttaaatgagaaagaaaaacaagtctAGACGCGCGGGTCTGGGCTTAAAGGAACATGTGCCTGGGTTGTTCCTTTTAAAAGCCAGTGTGCTAGGCTATAAGTCATCTTTGCTGAACTtctttggcctttttttttagatataggaaaaaattaactttgttAGTTCCATGACCAGATCATAAGTTTGACAAGTAAAGTGACAACatccagtttattttttttaatgcatttttagtacctcaatttaaaaacaaaatgcaatttcaccctttattATCAAtgatctgtttttttaattaacttaaaattaaaataaatgttatttcaCCATTTGTTATCAATGATTTGCATTTGTTATCTCAGCCCCACGCAcccatcatgtttttttttctttttaaaaaacatttcattagaaaatatcatattcgctttattgtcatataaatttgttaaatgaaaaataatctatgtagtaaaaaatttattgaatctgATGGCATGCATTACTTGCATTAAGAGTTTGattggttgactcaagtttacttcattttgttttgctaattttatcctttaacattaaattaattcgATATTTAGGttcccaatttgtttttttttaagattataccTGCAATTTTTACATGTCAACCTGAAATGACCTAGATTGATTCAATGTGTTTCCTTCTCAATGttagataaaaatatccttTAATATATAACTGATTTGAAATTCATggataagatatttttattttttaaaaatacatgttaccaatacttttttttttatttggtcattTGTTTTAAGTACTACGGGCCAATGGGCTAGCCTAGGTGTTATTTTTGTGTAAATGGGTTCCATTTTCTAAAGGTAGTTTGacctaagtgttttttttttttcttgcccgAGGAAGTAGATCTAACTGCGAGAATCATTTTGGGTTcaaattgattttggttttttgggatgttttctaggtttttgATGGCCATGAATAAGTTTATTAAGGTGTTTACATTGTTTTCCAGGTTTTTTTGGTCAAGAATGagttttaaatggaaaaaaaccgAATCCCTAGTTTTCCAGCAATTTATAGAAAGCGGGGGCAACACATTGTCTATTGTCTTGTTTAAGAAAAATGGTTCACCCCtttaagaaattagaaaaaaataagataggCCTAGGGGAGCTTGctgggctttttttttaatgcctaGACCGCTTGACTAAGCTCCtgtcttcttctattttatatttagttttaaaaaattggtaaaacaaattattgaacCTAGTTGAGTTCATTATTTGGTTAGCAGTTTGACGGGTTGATCTACGACATCCAgggtattatttgttttttgttttgtttttgtttaatgcttttttatcctcaatttttaaaaaaaaaaatttcacattttattatcaatgatttttttttctatttaactcGAACTTAAAAGAATGcaatttcacttttttattGTCAATGATCTATTTTTGCTATGTTGGCCCATATgcttgtcatgtttttttttttttacttttaaaaaaaat is a window encoding:
- the LOC18094846 gene encoding threonine synthase, chloroplastic, whose protein sequence is MPSSYLLQSPSFSTNLKLPSKPRTPTPTPCSLSVKASSSSSSSNNTPASTSSKGNNIRDEARRQYLTNPPQNQNFSAKYVPFNADPATNTESYSLDEIVYRSQSGGLLDVQHDISALKAFPGSYWRALFDSRVGKTTWPYGSGVWSKKEWVLPEISSDDIVSAFEGNSNLFWAERLGKHFLEMNELWVKHCGISHTGSFKDLGMTVLVSQVNRLRKMNKPVFGVGCASTGDTSAALSAYCASAGIPSIVFLPANKISIAQLVQPIANGAFVLSVDTDFDGCMQLIREVTSELPIYLANSLNSLRIEGQKTAAIEILQQFDWEVPDWVIIPGGNLGNIYAFYKGFHMCKELGLVDKIPRLVCAQAANANPLYLYYKSGWKEFKAVKASGTFASAIQIGDPVSIDRAVYALKQSNGIVEEATEEELMDAMAQADSTGMFICPHTGVALTALMKLRKSGVIGPTDRTVVVSTAHGLKFTQSKIDYHSNNIKEMACRFANPPVSVKADFGSVMDVLKKYLSKTPK